A genome region from Nocardia sp. NBC_01730 includes the following:
- a CDS encoding D-alanyl-D-alanine carboxypeptidase family protein gives MKIREFRRRATLCAGAVLAVAAIGAVTTPSLAAPSTTTTPFATPNTDDCPQKTQPPAPIDESEVPAPGQPTPTPLPVPTPPVGGARLGDCGVVLPQGAPPVPQDISAAAWLVSDLDTGEVLAAKDPHGRYRPASTIKVLLATVALRTLDLDKVVVGTQADADVDGTKVGIGSGGLYTNRQLLHALIMASGNDAAHAIAAQLGGDAATVAKMNEVAKSLRALDTRAASPSGLDGPGMSTSAYDLALLFSEAMTIPLFAELIHTEQVDFPGYPADPRIPGDIDHPGFLIGNDNHLLYNYEGALGGKTGFTDDARQTFVAAAQRDGRRLAVTLLKADVLPLRPWEQAARLLDYSFALPRGTSIGNLHEATVQSTQTDIALAAPPARGGGYSAAPPAEDRRVSTRTLLIVGGIILIFALLVGARKANRRR, from the coding sequence ATGAAGATCAGGGAGTTCCGTCGCCGCGCCACGCTCTGCGCCGGCGCTGTGCTGGCCGTCGCCGCGATCGGGGCGGTGACCACGCCCTCACTCGCCGCGCCGAGCACGACGACCACGCCGTTCGCCACCCCGAACACCGACGACTGCCCGCAGAAGACGCAGCCGCCCGCGCCGATCGACGAATCCGAGGTGCCCGCGCCCGGACAGCCGACACCGACGCCGCTGCCGGTCCCCACGCCCCCGGTCGGCGGCGCCCGACTCGGCGACTGCGGCGTGGTGCTGCCACAAGGCGCGCCACCGGTGCCACAGGACATTTCGGCGGCGGCCTGGCTCGTGTCCGACCTGGACACCGGCGAGGTGCTGGCGGCGAAGGACCCGCACGGACGCTACCGGCCTGCCAGCACGATCAAGGTGCTGCTCGCCACGGTGGCATTGCGGACGCTGGATCTGGACAAAGTGGTGGTCGGCACACAAGCGGACGCCGACGTCGACGGCACCAAGGTCGGTATCGGTTCCGGCGGGCTCTACACCAATCGGCAGCTGCTGCACGCGCTGATCATGGCCTCCGGCAACGACGCGGCGCACGCGATCGCCGCCCAGCTCGGCGGCGACGCGGCCACCGTCGCGAAGATGAACGAAGTGGCGAAGTCGTTGCGTGCCTTGGACACTCGCGCGGCAAGTCCCTCCGGCCTGGATGGCCCCGGCATGAGCACTTCAGCCTACGACCTGGCCCTGCTGTTTAGCGAGGCCATGACGATTCCGCTGTTCGCCGAGCTGATCCACACCGAGCAGGTCGACTTCCCCGGCTATCCCGCGGACCCGAGGATTCCCGGCGATATCGACCACCCCGGCTTCCTCATCGGCAACGACAACCACCTGCTCTACAACTATGAGGGCGCCCTCGGCGGCAAGACCGGGTTCACCGACGACGCCAGACAGACGTTCGTCGCCGCCGCCCAGCGTGACGGCCGCAGGCTCGCCGTCACTTTGCTGAAGGCCGATGTGCTCCCGCTGCGCCCGTGGGAACAGGCAGCCCGCCTGCTCGACTACAGCTTCGCGCTCCCCCGCGGCACATCGATCGGCAACCTGCACGAGGCCACCGTCCAGTCCACGCAGACCGACATCGCCCTCGCCGCACCACCCGCGAGAGGGGGCGGATACTCTGCCGCGCCCCCTGCGGAAGACCGACGTGTCAGTACCAGAACCCTGCTGATCGTCGGCGGCATCATCCTGATTTTCGCCCTGCTGGTCGGTGCGCGAAAGGCCAACCGGCGGCGGTAG
- a CDS encoding MFS transporter, with protein MKTDSTRRWLALGALAVAMLTIGLDVTVLTVALPTLAVDLNANTSALQWFSSAYTLALAAVMLPAGALGDRYGRKKFLLAALLLFGVASIACTVSTSAGQLIAARVVLGIAAAAMMPLSMSVLPAMFPEPVERQRALTIWITSTAMGLPLGPIVGGWLLRNFWWGSVFLINVPMVVIGAVAVAVLVPESRSTHRFRIDLPGAVLSAAGMLGLTYGFIRIGEEGWGDGLAWATVLAGALLLGAFGAWQRRTTQPLVEIALFATDGFRWGTAFSIMVNFAMFGMFFAVPQYFQAVLGVDALGSGLRLLPLIGGLLVGSRLVDRVLPKLGVRVVLTAGFALLAGSLALGALTTVDSGYGRTALWITLLGAGMGLVLPAAMGLAMGELTAERSGSGSALLQALRQAGGTIGVAVLGSVLSTRYRSELDELNRDPIADGVNAGVATAHKLGDPSVLHQVQNAFIGGMGAMLWACAALCLLSAAVAAAFVRAKRPVEVAEPGTAESIHVG; from the coding sequence ATGAAGACCGACTCGACCCGCCGCTGGCTTGCGCTCGGCGCGCTGGCGGTGGCGATGCTCACCATTGGGCTCGATGTCACCGTGCTGACCGTGGCGCTGCCCACGCTCGCCGTCGACCTGAACGCGAATACCTCCGCGCTGCAGTGGTTCAGCAGCGCGTACACGCTGGCGCTGGCCGCCGTGATGTTGCCCGCCGGCGCGCTCGGCGACCGCTACGGCCGCAAGAAGTTCCTGCTTGCCGCGCTGCTTCTGTTCGGAGTCGCGTCCATCGCCTGCACCGTGTCCACCTCGGCTGGTCAGCTCATCGCAGCGCGTGTCGTGCTCGGGATCGCGGCGGCGGCCATGATGCCGCTGTCGATGTCGGTGCTGCCCGCGATGTTCCCCGAGCCGGTCGAACGGCAGCGCGCGCTCACCATATGGATCACCTCGACCGCGATGGGACTGCCGCTCGGCCCGATCGTGGGCGGCTGGCTGCTGCGCAACTTCTGGTGGGGCTCGGTGTTCTTGATCAACGTGCCGATGGTGGTGATCGGCGCGGTCGCCGTCGCCGTACTGGTGCCGGAATCACGTAGCACCCACCGGTTCCGCATCGATCTGCCCGGCGCCGTGCTGTCGGCAGCAGGCATGCTCGGACTCACGTATGGCTTCATTCGAATCGGCGAGGAAGGGTGGGGCGACGGCCTCGCCTGGGCCACCGTCCTGGCCGGAGCGCTGCTGCTCGGCGCGTTCGGAGCGTGGCAGCGCAGGACCACACAGCCACTGGTCGAGATCGCGCTCTTCGCTACCGACGGATTCCGGTGGGGCACGGCATTTTCCATCATGGTGAACTTCGCCATGTTCGGTATGTTCTTCGCCGTTCCGCAGTACTTCCAGGCGGTGCTCGGCGTGGACGCGCTCGGCAGCGGGCTGCGGCTGCTTCCGCTGATCGGCGGATTGCTGGTCGGCAGCAGGCTCGTGGACCGGGTGCTGCCGAAGCTCGGCGTCCGCGTGGTGCTCACCGCGGGGTTCGCGCTCCTCGCGGGTTCGCTCGCGCTCGGCGCGTTGACCACTGTCGACAGCGGATACGGGCGCACCGCGCTGTGGATCACGCTGCTCGGCGCCGGAATGGGTCTGGTGCTGCCCGCGGCCATGGGCCTGGCGATGGGCGAGCTGACCGCGGAGCGCTCCGGGTCCGGGTCCGCGCTGCTGCAGGCGCTGCGCCAGGCCGGCGGCACCATCGGCGTCGCGGTGCTCGGCAGCGTCTTGTCCACCCGATACCGGTCGGAATTGGATGAGCTGAATCGCGATCCGATCGCCGATGGCGTCAATGCCGGCGTCGCGACCGCCCACAAGCTCGGCGATCCGTCGGTGCTGCACCAGGTGCAGAACGCATTCATCGGCGGTATGGGTGCGATGCTGTGGGCCTGTGCCGCACTTTGTCTGCTCTCGGCTGCGGTAGCCGCGGCGTTCGTCCGCGCGAAGCGACCCGTCGAGGTGGCCGAGCCTGGTACGGCAGAATCGATTCATGTCGGTTGA
- a CDS encoding acyl-CoA-like ligand-binding transcription factor, giving the protein MSVELPANGTAQGLRERKKERTRRTIRLEAFRLFREQGYNETTIEQIAAAADVSPSTFFRYFPTKEQLVLADDLDPVIIDALRRQPRDISPMAAFRNAVIEVFGNLPAAEMAFEQERQALLYHVPELRSAIGLEIMRSIDLVAGLLADHLGKSADDFEVRAAAGAMAGAALAISTMTPMNTENITRLLDFLDAGLPLGPDHEAE; this is encoded by the coding sequence ATGTCGGTTGAGCTACCCGCGAACGGGACGGCGCAGGGCCTGCGCGAGCGGAAGAAGGAGCGGACCCGACGGACGATTCGCCTGGAGGCGTTCCGGCTGTTCCGCGAGCAGGGCTATAACGAGACGACGATCGAGCAGATCGCCGCGGCCGCCGATGTCTCGCCGAGCACCTTCTTCCGCTACTTCCCGACCAAGGAGCAGCTGGTACTCGCCGACGACCTCGACCCGGTGATCATCGACGCGCTGCGCCGCCAGCCGCGTGACATCTCGCCGATGGCAGCCTTCCGCAACGCGGTGATCGAGGTCTTCGGGAATCTGCCTGCCGCCGAGATGGCCTTCGAGCAGGAGCGGCAGGCGCTGCTCTATCACGTACCCGAGCTGCGGTCTGCCATCGGCTTGGAGATCATGCGCAGCATCGATCTCGTCGCGGGTCTCTTGGCCGATCACCTCGGCAAGTCCGCCGACGACTTCGAGGTGCGAGCGGCGGCGGGCGCGATGGCGGGCGCTGCGCTGGCCATCTCGACGATGACGCCGATGAACACCGAGAACATCACCCGTCTACTGGATTTCCTGGATGCGGGCCTCCCGCTCGGACCGGACCACGAGGCCGAGTAG